Proteins encoded within one genomic window of Carassius auratus strain Wakin unplaced genomic scaffold, ASM336829v1 scaf_tig00032671, whole genome shotgun sequence:
- the LOC113080976 gene encoding zinc finger MYM-type protein 1-like, with amino-acid sequence MDTLLLRKKVYILPIIVVEFYGLGALKISPVIRAVHLLHHGIFTSEEYECSMEAPMKSSSFNEVVGVELAPNSVKSLHLYPFERRTLAEKLIVKELGPDKPEVNIIQQAREKEKTYKRSFSRGWFNRKLWLTSCGYANAIFCFPCLLFKSSACDSSWTQTGVTDLKHMSERIKKHERARVHMDNSVKLAMLGRISIATQLDEGHRVAIRRHNEEVDRNRHILSKIIDAVKFCGAFELALRGHDESEASENPGIFLGLIDLMASIDRELEVHLENATVFKGTSKTVQNELLDCMLSVLRDRILEEVKQSDYIAIQADETTDICTHCQLVLVLRYIDGHNNIQERFFEFIALPNATADTISTALLERLSTILPAGQEGKLIAQAYDGAAVMRGATGGVQRKVQDVYGCAYYVHCYAHQLNLIMQQATSHIPKIGQFFSDVGGFSTFFSKSFKRTAVLDEVVAHRLPGASTTRWNFHSRAVNTVYEHKDELVKCFQTIRDRGDFDAISKREAGGCMRMLEDEVFCFILALFHKIMPHVDMLFNHLQKRNIDSVFIAGIIQRFTHSIQAIRDSVPSLVEDEEYRGPVQEPPLKKRRAMGEETQQHLAIEVCDTIMSHAKERFSFTNHLISATLLQGDLFPQHSRKFPDSALGTTVDAYPMLDKARLKTELSLIYENEDFQGCSGALALFQVVMENNLQDTFTETVSLLKILITTPMTTAESERCFSTLKRIKTFLRNMMAQDRLNALAMLSIEKKLTRDIPDFNTRVIERFATQKDRRAKFLYK; translated from the exons ATGGATACCCTGTTGCTAcgcaaaaaagtttatattttgccAATCATCGTCGTCGAATTTTATGGTTTAGGGGCTCTGAAAATATCGCCCGTGATTAGAGCAGTGCACCTGCTGCACCACGGGATATTTACCTCAGAGGAGTACGAGTGCAGTATGGAGGCGCCGATGAAGTCGAGTAGCTTTAATGAAGTCGTGGGAGTTGAGCTAGCCCCAAATTCAGTTAAATCTCTACACCTGTATCCatttgaaagaagaacattagCGGAAAAACTAATTGTAAAAGAACTCGGACCAGACAAGCCAGAAGTGAATATAATCCAACAGGCGCGAGAAAAGGAGAAAACCTACAAGAGATCATTTTCCCGAGGTTGGTTCAATCGAAAGCTTTGGCTTACTAGCTGTGGTTACGCCAATGCAATCTTTTGCTTCCCTTGCTTACTGTTTAAATCAAGTGCTTGTGATAGCTCGTGGACACAGACAGGGGTAACAGACCTGAAACATATGTCAGAACGCATTAAGAAACACGAACGGGCAAGAGTGCATATGGACAACTCTGTGAAGCTAGCCATGTTAGGCCGAATTAGCATAGCCACACAGCTAGATGAGGGACACCGCGTTGCGATAAGAAGGCACAACGAAGAGGTGGACAGGAATCGGCATATTTTGTCAAAGATCATTGATGCCGTGAAATTTTGTGGTGCCTTTGAACTTGCTTTGCGTGGTCACGATGAGAGTGAAGCCTCAGAAAACCCTGGCATCTTCCTGGGTCTAATTGATCTCATGGCCTCAATCGACCGCGAGTTGGAGGTGCACCTGGAGAACGCCACTGTTTTTAAAGGCACTTCGAAGACCGTGCAGAATGAACTGTTAGACTGCATGTTGTCAGTTCTCAGAGACCGCATTCTGGAAGAGGTGAAACAGTCGGACTATATTGCCATTCAGGCAGACGAGACAACCGACATATGCACTCATTGTCAGCTTGTGCTTGTACTACGGTACATAGATGGCCACAACAACATTCAAGAACGCTTTTTTGAGTTTATCGCGCTTCCAAATGCGACCGCTGATACGATTTCCACTGCATTATTGGAAAGACTGAGCACCATCCTTCCTGCGGGACAAGAGGGGAAATTAATTGCCCAGGCCTATGATGGTGCCGCAGTGATGAGGGGTGCTACTGGTGGAGTGCAGCGTAAAGTGCAAGACGTCTACGGGTGTGCATATTACGTTCACTGTTATGCGCATCAGTTGAACCTCATTATGCAGCAGGCAACGTCCCACATCCCAAAGATCGGCCAGTTTTTTTCAGATGTAGGGgggttttctacatttttttccaagtcaTTCAAACGAACGGCAGTGCTGGATGAAGTGGTGGCACACAGACTTCCAGGTGCTTCAACAACTCGATGGAACTTCCACAGTCGAGCGGTTAACACCGTTTACGAGCACAAAGACGAACTGGTTAAGTGCTTCCAAACCATTCGAGACAGAGGAGACTTTGATGCCATATCGAAGAGAGAGGCCGGGGGTTGTATGAGAATGTTGGAAGATGAGGTTTTCTGTTTCATCCTGGCGTTATTCCACAAAATCATGCCACATGTAGACATGCTGTTTAACCATCTGCAGAAGAGGAACATTGACTCTGTCTTCATCGCAGGGATCATCCAGAGGTTCACTCACAGCATACAGGCCATCAG GGACTCCGTTCCTTCTCTAGTTGAGGATGAGGAGTATAGGGGACCTGTACAGGAACCACCCCTGAAGAAACGGAGGGCAATGGGAGAAGAAACGCAACAGCATCTGGCAATAGAG GTATGTGATACCATTATGAGCCATGCCAAGGAGAGGTTTTCTTTCACCAATCATCTCATCAGTGCCACTCTGTTGCAAGGAGACTTGTTTCCACAACACAGCAGAAAGTTCCCGGATTCAGCACTAGGAACCACGGTGGATGCCTATCCCATGTTGGACAAAGCCAGACTTAAAACAGAACTGTCCCTGATCTATGAAAATGAGGACTTCCAGGGTTGCAGTGGTGCACTGGCTCTCTTTCAGGTTGTAATGGAAAATAACCTTCAAGACACATTCACCGAAACTGTAAGTCTTCTCAAGATCCTCATCACCACACCAATGACAACAGCAGAATCAGAGAGGTGCTTCTCTACTTTAAAGAGGATCAAAACTTTCCTTAGGAACATGATGGCACAAGATCGCCTCAACGCTCTGGCTATGCTCTCTATAGAGAAAAAACTCACACGGGACATTCCAGATTTCAACACAAGGGTCATTGAGAGATTTGCCACTCAGAAAGACAGACGAGCAAAGTTTCTGTACAAATAA